A genomic region of Clarias gariepinus isolate MV-2021 ecotype Netherlands chromosome 23, CGAR_prim_01v2, whole genome shotgun sequence contains the following coding sequences:
- the tnfrsf1b gene encoding tumor necrosis factor receptor superfamily member 1B — MNVGLLYFIIGVVTVFSTAKTMCRDSTEYEKDGLCCSKCKPGSRFVKHCTSEKDTECVECPAGMYSDSMNYYPNCFFCKKCTDDSMQYAKQCSSDSNAVCECKPGYFCNDLDGSVCNLCEKHRVCGPGKGAKSPATNISDVKCAPCPDGTFSNEVSSQPCQKHTRCELQGRSVEKPGNATADTVCGPIVITITSPDETRSSTTEPSTKALTLTPQSTPPNTTAVFVTSRLDYNLSVRLWIGLGVTVLLTVLLIAAAAFCIHHRKAPIKPPVHNAVEAGQCPSVAPDSSPTEKQGLLSDNSSTDPSTSSSFDSHSQGTGVSQDCLHIEQPSVSSPVLNVSITATFNCQVNPAMGSCSIPISPCVLPAEPELPLSQEEELCVPCEQEDSKDAIQSVQESGMTKY; from the exons ATGAATGTCGGGCTTCTATACTTCATTATCGGTGTTGTCACGGTGTTTTCAACAGCAAAG acCATGTGCAGAGACTCTACCGAATATGAAAAGGACGGCCTCTGCTGTAGCAAATGCAAGCCGG GGAGCCGATTTGTAAAACACTGTACCAGCGAGAAAGATACAGAGTGTGTGGAGTGTCCTGCTGGAATGTACTCAGACAGCATGAACTATTATCCAAATTGCTTCTTTTGCAAGAAATGCACAGATG ACAGCATGCAATACGCCAAGCAGTGCTCCAGCGATAGTAacgcagtgtgtgagtgtaaaccTGGGTATTTCTGCAATGACCTTGATGGGTCTGTTTGTAATTTGTGTGAAAAGCATCGCGTTTGTGGTCCTGGCAAAGGAGCTAAATCACCAG CAACAAATATAAGCGATGTCAAGTGTGCTCCGTGTCCTGATGGAACATTCTCTAATGAAGTCAGTTCACAGCCATGCCAAAAACACACTCG gtgtgaatTGCAGGGCAGGAGTGTGGAGAAACCGGGCAATGCCACAGCTGATACAGTGTGTGGTCCAATTGTGATCACCATCACGAGTCCGGACGAGACCAGGTCTTCAACTACAGAGCCCTCCACGAAGGCTTTAACCCTGACCCCTCAGAGCACGCCACCGAACACAACTGCTGTCTTTGTAACTTCCCGTCTTGACTACAACTTATCTGTCCGGTTATGGATAG GTTTGGGTGTCACAGTATTGCTGACGGTTTTGCTGATAGCAGCAGCAGCTTTCTGTATTCATCACAGGAAAG CCCCAATTAAACCTCCAGTCCACAATGCTGTTGAA GCAGGACAGTGTCCTTCGGTAGCACCAGACTCCAGCCCAACAGAAAAGCAGGGACTGTTATCGGATAACAGCAGCACCGATCCTTCAACTTCATCATCCTTTGACAGCCACAGCCAGGGCACAGGAGTGAGTCAGGACTGTCTCCATATCGAGCAGCCCTCGGTCTCCAGCCCCGTTCTTAACGTCAGCATCACGGCCACGTTTAACTGCCAGGTAAACCCAGCCATGGGCTCCTGCTCCATTCCCATCAGCCCCTGCGTGCTCCCTGCTGAACCCGAGCTCCCTCTTTCTCAAGAGGAAGagctgtgtgtgccctgtgagcAAGAGGACAGCAAAGACGCCATACAGTCAGTGCAAGAGAGTGGAATGACTAAGTACTGA